From a region of the Babylonia areolata isolate BAREFJ2019XMU chromosome 21, ASM4173473v1, whole genome shotgun sequence genome:
- the LOC143296255 gene encoding cdc42 homolog — MKSDSVTGGQGGTVESGGGEGGEGSGEKFVHCAMLGDGMVGKTCLTLSYTQHLFTNTYTATVFDNYSVPLKVGGQDFVISLFDTAGQSDYESVRAYTYQESEVLVLCFSVCDRESFCSVVNSWLPEIRRHTKRRRPLLLVGTQIDLRTPNSSSNTSSSSSSSSTNSSSSSSSSSTSPQDQVSTEEGRQLAKLIGADCYIECSARSQEGLQQVFEHVVFSALKYRKKKSKIFSRLFGDRTLSNKSIRQLASKLQDGGKGHLP; from the exons ATGAAGTCGGACAGTGTCACAGGTGGGCAGGGGGGCACGGTGGAGTCtggcggcggggaggggggagaggggagtggggagaagtTCGTGCACTGTGCCATGCTTGGGGACGGGATGGTGGGCAAGACGTGCCTCACCCTCAGCTACACGCAACACCTCTTCACCAACACCTACACCGCCACAGTCTTCGACAACTACtcgg TTCCCTTGAAGGTTGGAGGCCAGGACTTTGTCATCAGTCTTTTTGACACCGCGGGGCAG AGTGACTATGAGAGCGTGCGGGCCTACACCTACCAGGAGAGCGAGGTCCTCGTGCTCTGCTTCTCCGTCTGCGACCGGGAGTCCTTCTGCAGCGTGGTCAACTCCTGGCTGCCCGAGATCCGCCGGCACACCAAGCGGCGACGTCCCCTGCTGCTGGTGGGCACGCAGATCGACCTCCGGACCCCCAATTCCTCCTCcaatacctcctcctcctcttcctcttcttcaaccaactcctcctcctcctcctcgtcttcctccacctccccgcaGGACCAGGTGAGCACGGAGGAAGGGAGGCAACTGGCCAAGCTGATCGGTGCGGACTGCTACATCGAGTGCTCCGCGCGCAGCCAGGAGGGCCTGCAGCAGGTGTTTGAGCACGTGGTCTTCTCGGCGCTCAAGTACcgcaagaagaagagcaagatcTTCAGCCGACTATTTGGGGACCGCACCCTCTCCAACAAGTCCATCCGACAGCTGGCTTCCAAGCTCCAAGATGGCGGCAAGGGGCACCTGCCCTGA